Within the Halorhabdus rudnickae genome, the region GGTCATCGGGTGGTTCGACGGGGCCACGTCCCTTCAACGTCCCGGAACGGAGGTCAAACCGCCCACTCTCATGGTCCGGTCGAGACGACGCCCACTGTCGCCTCGAAGTGGGGCAACGCCAGTATAGTCAACTGGAAAAGAGCGACCGTCAGTGTCGGGATCCAGACCGACTGCGTCCGCTCGCGTCCCCACGCGGCAATCGCGAAGACGATGAACCAGACGGCTGCAGTCAGTAACTCACCCGCAGTCGTCGCCCCCGACAAGACATCGACGGCGACGGTGAACGAGAGAAAGGCGGCGAAGACGAGCGCGACGGCGTTGGTCGGGGTGAGGGCGTCGCGTACCGACACGGCGTCGCGCATCCGAGACAGTTCGACGACGGCGAGTGTCGTCCCGACGACGAAGACGAGTGCGATCACCAGCAGCGCGTTCGAGCGGGCGAGTCGCCACATCGGGTCGACGAACCAGTGATACAGTCCCGCGAGTGCAGTGACTCCGAGCAACGCCTCACGGGACCCGAGCGTCTTACGGAGTCCACCCCAGATTGCGCCATAGAACAGGATCCCGTATCCGAGAGCGACCAGGGCGCCGGGGACGACGGCGTTCCACCAGAGAAAGCCCGCCGAGAGGTCCGGAATCGCGGCCCAGGACCCGGCGTCGGCGACCGAAGTCCCGATGGCGTGAACGACGAGGAAATATCCAACGGCCGCAAGTAGTGGTCCGACGACAGCGACACTGACTGCATTGAGATCGTCGCGGCTCGGAAGGGTAGCGTGGACGGGACGATCGCGGACGGCAGCGTAGACGACGCCGACGACGACCATCTCGACCGCGACCCAGAACCACGAGCGCCACAGGAGACGCTCTCCGGGAAGGTCGTTCGGTACCGGACCGCCGACGAGAGCAGCGATCTCCGGTGCTATGAGATCCAGCAACGGGAACATTGCGAGGACGACGAACGTCGCGCTGAACTCGATCACGTCGCGGTGACGGTCGACGGTCCTGTGCAGGGCGGATCGGTGGAGGGACATATCGGCGCTATCCACGTAGATGGAAATAATTGCTCGGAACGCGACGAGGCGGTCCCGTTCTCAGAGGATGCCGTGTGACTCCTGCACGTCGCGGTAGAGGTCGAGATACGATTCGACGATCTCCCGGTGGTCGAAGCGAGCGAAGTCCTCGTCGATCGTGCGTCGTTCCAGATCGCCCGATTCGACGATCGCGTCGGCCAGTTCCTGGGGATCGGTGACGCGGAAACTCCGGCGGTGGTTCTCGATGAGTTCGTGGGCGCTGGACTCGGCCTGATATTCGACGATACCGACACAGCCCGCAGCAAGCGCCTGCAGCAACTCGCGAGCGAAGTACTCGCGATAGGCCGTCTGGACGAAGGCATGGGCGCCGCGGTAGATGGCGATCCGTTCTTCCTGGCTACACTCCCCGGCGAACGTGATGCGGTCGTCGATCCGGAGATCGGCGGCCTGGCGTTCGTAGTCGCGCCGGAGCGGCCCGTCACCGACGACTGTCACCGACCAGTTGCGGTCGCGCAACTCCGCCAGCGCCAGCAAGAGACTATCGAGGTTGGCCGTTTCGTTCAGGGAGTGACCAAAGGCGACCTCGGTCTCTTCGCCAGGTTCGGTGTTTTCGATCAGCGAGAAGTCGATCCCGTCGGGGATCTCGTGGGATCGCTCGTCCACGACGCCCCGTTCGCGGACTTGCGTCCTGACCATTTCTGAGGGCGTGACCACGGCAGTCGCTTCTCGGAGGAGGAGTCTGACAGTCCGTGAGTCGGCCAGTCCTTCGTCGCCGTACCACTCGAGGACGACCGGAGCGCGGGCGAGCGTCCCGCCCGAACTGGCTGTGAAGACGGCCCGCGGCGGCCGGGGTCGGACGTGGATCACGTCCGGCCGATACCGCGCCAGCAGGACTGGGAGTCGCGTTGCGAAGGAAGTTGCTGCCGGCGAGACGGTCACGCCGTGATAGGTGACGCCGTCGATCGTCCGCTCGTCGCGGTAGTCATCCCACCAGGCCGCACAGAAGACAGTGACGTCGTGGCCCCGGTCGGCAAGCTGGTGGGCAAGGCGTTCCAATCGTCGGTTTCCCTCAGTGTCCCGATGACGGGTCGTAGTCATCGACACGAAGGCGACCCGCATACTCGCGGTGAATAGGGCCGGTGTCAAAAACCCCCCGTCTTCGGTGGTCCCGGCGATCCGACAGTTCCAACGCGCCGTCGGCTTTAGATCACGCCGGTGACCGTGGCTGCCTCACGAGCGGCCGGTTCGTTCATCCCGTTGCCCAGTATCGTGTAGCGATCACGGATCTCGTGGGCGGTCGTCAGCGCTTCGATCACCGTCGCCTCGTCGATTCCGAGTTCCGCAGCCGTCGTCGGCGCGCCGATGGCCGCAAGTGCGTCCCGGATATCGCGCCACTCGCCGTTCTCACCGCTGTGGAGGTACTCGACCATGATTGACCCGACACCGACTTGATGACCGTGCAACGCCTGGCCGGGAACCAATCGGTCGAGCTGGTGGGAAAAGAGGTGTTCGGCGCCGGAGGCCGGCCGGGAACTCCCGGCGATCGACATAGCGACCCCGGAAGAGACCAGCGCTTTCACGACGATCCAGGCGGACTCTTCGAGACCCTGTTTGATCGATCCCGCGTGCTCGACGAGGAGTTCCGCCGTCATCTGCGATAGCGCCCCGCCGTACTCGGAGTAGGTAACGTCCTGTAGGCGACGGGCGAGTTCCCAGTCTTTGACTGCCGTGTAATTCGAGATGATGTCGGCACAGCCAGCCGTGGTGAGGCGCCAGGGGGCGTCGGCAATAATCCTCGTGTCGGCGACGACCGCGACTGGGGGGTTGGCAGCGACGCTGTGGCGCGTATCTTCCTCGGGAACCGAGGCACGACCGCTGACGATCCCGTCGTGGCTGGCCGCCGTCGGGACCGAGACGAATCCCATCCCGAGTTCGTCGGCAGCCATCTTCGTGATATCGATCGGTTTCCCGCCACCGACACCGATGAGGAAGTTCGCGTCAGCCTCGGTGGCGGCGTCGATCACGCGCTGGACAGCTGCAAAACTCGCTTCATCGAC harbors:
- a CDS encoding glycosyltransferase family 4 protein, with protein sequence MRVAFVSMTTTRHRDTEGNRRLERLAHQLADRGHDVTVFCAAWWDDYRDERTIDGVTYHGVTVSPAATSFATRLPVLLARYRPDVIHVRPRPPRAVFTASSGGTLARAPVVLEWYGDEGLADSRTVRLLLREATAVVTPSEMVRTQVRERGVVDERSHEIPDGIDFSLIENTEPGEETEVAFGHSLNETANLDSLLLALAELRDRNWSVTVVGDGPLRRDYERQAADLRIDDRITFAGECSQEERIAIYRGAHAFVQTAYREYFARELLQALAAGCVGIVEYQAESSAHELIENHRRSFRVTDPQELADAIVESGDLERRTIDEDFARFDHREIVESYLDLYRDVQESHGIL
- a CDS encoding NAD(P)-dependent glycerol-1-phosphate dehydrogenase — its product is MFEKSTWIRLPRNVLVGHDVLEETVDAVEELHLTGRPLIVTGEIPREVAGNAVREQFEERGHEPAVTLVDEASFAAVQRVIDAATEADANFLIGVGGGKPIDITKMAADELGMGFVSVPTAASHDGIVSGRASVPEEDTRHSVAANPPVAVVADTRIIADAPWRLTTAGCADIISNYTAVKDWELARRLQDVTYSEYGGALSQMTAELLVEHAGSIKQGLEESAWIVVKALVSSGVAMSIAGSSRPASGAEHLFSHQLDRLVPGQALHGHQVGVGSIMVEYLHSGENGEWRDIRDALAAIGAPTTAAELGIDEATVIEALTTAHEIRDRYTILGNGMNEPAAREAATVTGVI